In Phycisphaerales bacterium, the following proteins share a genomic window:
- a CDS encoding exo-alpha-sialidase, with product MARTSDTLILGTRKGLFLFDRQGGEWRLVNTSFLGVPISYAMIDHRTGTLWAGQDHGHWGCKLSRSRDRGQTWEEVPAPKYPAGEVVKNSMMSVDPKAPEKPATLRYIWCIAPGGGDEPSRMYIGTEPGGLFVSSDGGDTWKLNRPLWDHPSRLAGQWFGGGRDNAGIHSIIVDPANSRRVLVGISCAGTFETTDGGMSWTVRNSGLKSNFLPEPNPEVGHDPHLVVMCPGNTSHLWQQNHCGIWKSTDDGRSWVNVSEKSGPASFGFAVAVDELDPHQAWVAPAIADECRVAVDGALCISRTTDGGKTWKVLREGLPQDQCYDVVYRHGLDKVGDTLAFGTTTGNVYVSTDRGERWKCLGHHFPLVYSLRFA from the coding sequence ATGGCCCGCACCAGCGACACGCTCATCCTCGGCACGCGCAAGGGACTGTTCCTCTTCGACCGCCAAGGCGGCGAGTGGAGGCTCGTCAACACCTCATTCCTCGGCGTGCCGATCTCCTACGCGATGATCGACCATCGCACCGGCACGCTCTGGGCCGGGCAGGATCACGGACACTGGGGCTGCAAACTCTCTCGCTCCAGAGACCGCGGCCAGACGTGGGAGGAAGTGCCCGCGCCGAAGTATCCCGCTGGTGAGGTCGTCAAGAATTCGATGATGAGCGTTGACCCAAAGGCGCCCGAAAAGCCGGCCACGCTCCGGTACATCTGGTGCATTGCGCCCGGCGGCGGCGATGAACCCAGCCGCATGTACATTGGCACCGAGCCCGGCGGCCTGTTCGTGAGCAGCGACGGCGGCGACACGTGGAAACTGAACCGGCCGCTGTGGGATCACCCGTCGCGCCTCGCCGGCCAGTGGTTCGGCGGTGGACGCGACAACGCCGGCATTCATTCCATCATCGTCGATCCCGCCAACAGCCGGCGCGTGCTCGTCGGCATCAGTTGCGCCGGCACGTTCGAGACGACCGACGGCGGCATGTCGTGGACCGTGCGCAACAGTGGCCTCAAGTCCAACTTCCTGCCCGAACCCAACCCCGAGGTCGGACACGACCCGCACCTCGTGGTGATGTGCCCCGGCAACACGAGCCACCTCTGGCAGCAGAACCACTGCGGCATCTGGAAGAGCACGGATGACGGCCGCTCGTGGGTGAATGTGTCTGAAAAGAGCGGACCGGCCTCGTTTGGCTTTGCCGTCGCGGTGGATGAGCTTGATCCGCACCAGGCCTGGGTGGCGCCGGCGATCGCCGATGAGTGCCGCGTGGCGGTGGATGGCGCGCTGTGCATCAGTCGCACGACCGACGGCGGAAAGACTTGGAAGGTGCTGCGCGAGGGACTGCCGCAGGATCAGTGCTATGACGTGGTGTACCGCCACGGCCTCGACAAGGTCGGCGACACGCTCGCCTTCGGCACGACCACGGGCAACGTGTACGTCTCGACCGATCGCGGCGAGCGCTGGAAGTGTCTCGGGCATCACTTCCCGCTGGTGTATTCGCTGCGCTTCGCGTGA